GTAGGTTTGTAGGTTTACCAATGTATATATACACGTTGCTATTTTGTTCCTTCATCAAAACTTGTTTCAATTTATCTGTAAAAAGATTCACATCACCTTGATAATGACCTAGTTCATTATCGGTAATAATCATACCTAGTTTGCCATGATGTTCATACAAATAAATAGGATTAGAATGATTTGTTGTTGCTCTTGAGGAGGTAACAAAAACTTGAATATTTTCTTTCATCTGCTTAACTTGGGTTGTCACATCATCTTTGCAAAGATGGGTGTCGTTTAATTCAATGAAGGCATAATAATAAATTGTGGAGGGGGGTATCTGTAGTTTGTTGCACCAATGCAATAATTCATCTTCAGTAAATTCACGTCGAAACAAACCATTGATCATTTGATTATAAAGCAAATGATTATTTTTATTTAAATAAGTTATTCTTTGATTGATTTTATCCCCTAGTCTTAATAGTGCTCTAGTCATCTCTTCTTGATCAATCGGTTTTAAGATATAATCGTGTACGCCATAACGTACTGCTTGTTTGGCATAATCAAAATCATTATACCCACTAATGATGATAAAACTAGTTTCCATTTGCAGTTCCTTTACTTTATGTATCAACTGCAATCCGTCTATGACTGGCATTCGAATATCTGTAATCACTACATCTGGGTTAATTTCCTGAATTAACGAGAGTGCATCCTCACCATCCTCTGCCTCATCAATTACACTATACCCACAGCTATTCCAGTCGATTAAATTCCTCAATCCTTTACGCACATAAATCTCATCATCAACGATCATTACAGTATACATGAATGAAGTCCCCTTTCCGAGTGACCTTATCACAATAATGATAGAGTGAAAAGCAAGCCTATATCATTAGTGTATTCGTTTCTAGTAGAAAGTAAAGTATACTGAATATTTGTTTTAAATTATTTAAGTATATTGTTTAATTTTTTATGAATTTAATTAGAAATTATATCAATCAACAATACCATAACTCTTTTTCTTTTTATTTTATGTAAGTGTCAAAATACTAACATTATAAATAGATTGAAGCACAAGCAAATATAGTAAATCTGACATATTCTAATAGAAAGGGAGGTGAATTTTATGTTTTTTTCTGGCATTATAAGTGGATTTAGAAGCATATTTAGTAGAGATCCATTACCTTATAGAACAACGGAAGGCATAATAATAGTTACGCTATTCCTTCTGTTGGTTCTGGGACTGGGTGAAGTTTAAACTTTATTTAGTAGAGTAGTATATTTACATTCCACAAAATGGCATTTTTCTTTAAGAGAAGTGCCTTTCTTTATAATTTAGGCTAAAAATACCTATTAATTTGAAAATTACTATCAAAAGTAGATAAAATAAAATCTTTCGCATCTATTATTGTTAAATCAAGTTCATCACCTGTCGTTGTGCTTATAGTAACTATTTCACCTTTTAATTGATCTAATACACATTGCATTGGACATACACAACATTTACATATCGAATCATCCAAAAAGCTCATATTATCAACCATCCTTCATTAGTTTTTAATTTTTAAATATAATATGAGCTATAATAATCCTTTGATTGGACGTTTTGTAATGCCCTTCAAAAGTTCCGCTAATTCCTATAAAATTTTATTTTCAAACTAGTATTTATTTAGTAATGATACTTTCTTTCAAAAAAAAGTCTCAAAGAAGTTTTCAACTTCTTTTGAGACCATTTTAAATGTATTATATTAAACTTATTTAAACAACCTTTGAAAGTGAAATCTGGGTGAACAAGAACTACTTAACAGCATATACATTAACGGTAAATGAATTTCCACCTGTACTTGATGGGTCTGCTATATATAATGAATCATTCTTTACAACACCGGTGTAAGAACCATTTTTTAAAGAATTAAAAATAATAGGATCAGTCCATACTGGAACATCCTCTTTCACTCTAAAACTTATTGAATCTGCATTGGAGTTATTAACTATTTCCCAATATAACTTTTCAGTACCTGGAGGAATGTTTACTGTAGAAAAATTATTGCTTGAACGATGTTTCTGACCTGGCTGAGGTCCACCATTTGATGTAGTTGAAGCAATAAGGGTAAGTTCTTCTACAGCTTCTTCAGCATGGTATTCAAATATTGCAGAGACAGGTTGATGATCAGACAATTGTTTTCCAGCACTGTCTAGAAAATCATCATTTGGAACAGCATAATCTTTGACACTTAATTGTATAAAATCTCCACTGCGATATAAGATTTTATCAATTCGATCGCCGGACTCCCCTATCCCAGGAATAATTCCTCCATTCTCAATGTCTGCCCATGCATCGGAAAATCCAGCATCTACAAATTGCCTTACTTCCCCTTCATATTTATATTTACTATTAAAATCCCCCGCAACTATAATAGCATTCCCTGTTGACCATTCATTCAATTTGGATAACAATTGTTGAAAGTTTTTCTTTCTTACATCTTTATCATTTTGACTCCCACCTGCATCAGCATGAAGATTATAAATATCTACGAAAACACCATCGCTTACTTCATGACGAGCAAATGAAAAGCCTTTAGGGGTTAAGCAATCAGTTCCAGAATCAAAAACACCGTAACAATCATTCCATTCTTTACGAGTAAAATGAGTAAAAGGAAACATTGAAACCCGACTTAATCCATCACCAAAACCCATAATACCAGAATGTGATGATAAATAAGGATGATTTACTTTTTCAATTAAATCACTATGATAATTAAAATCCTCTTGAGCAAGTACAATATCATAATTGTTTAATTTAGGACTTATAAGAATAGTATTTGTTGCTGGACTTGATTGAGAAACAGGATCCCACAACCCTGCTACATTATAGGTTAATAATGAAAACTCTCCTTCTGCCTTATGTGCTTGAACTGGGGATGTAAATTGATTTGATAGAATCAAACTACTAACAATAAAAAACATTATTACTAGGGTATATATTTTTTTCATAAAATCATCTCCTACGTTCTTTTAATAAAATTTTGGAGTAAAACAAGATGTATTTATGTCATTCATTAGAATTACTCTAATCAGAAATAACAAACTAATCACTTATTTTTGATTCACATGAACATATGTAATTTTATACCAAGTTTTGAATCTATTTTAACATATTAAAAATAAACCTATAAAACCTAATAATCAGCCTTTTTTCTTAAAAATAGTACAATAACTATAATTTTCCACAGTTATTCTAGTTTTTTTGCAGTTATTCTATTGATTATAATTAATATAGCGAATTATTTTTTTGAAATCCTACAGTAAAAAATCACCTAAATAAAAGTTTTTGATTTTTCATTTTGTACTAGTATTTTGTGCAAGGGATTAGTTTTCATAGTTTTTAGAAAATATAACAATGTATAAAGGGGAATTTCTCGGACAACTGTTTATAGGTATTTAGAAAAATAAGACCAAAATGCTAAAAAAATAAATAACTTATGTTATTTATCGGATTTGATATTCATAAAAAAACCTTGAAAGGCATATAGCCAATCAAGGAGTTGTTACTTTTTTTAAAAATTAATTCCTAACATTAATCATTTTTGTTAGTAGGTATTATATTAAGCGCCATTCCAATTGACCCTAATTTTTCAATTAATTTATTTGCCTTACCATAAGGAAATTCCTCTACTAATATCAAAGGGGGATTTTTTGAACCCTTAAGTAAATGTTCCATTGAAATATTAAGACCTAATATTTTTTTATTCTTACCAAATATTTCAAGCCTCCACTAGGAGTTTTTACTAAAACTATATTACAAGTATCAGGTGGAACAAGTATTGTTTTTTGTTCTGTTTCATTTAAGCAACCACTACTAATCCATTTACTAAAATCCGAGGTAACTAAAGTAGCATGATTGGGGTTCATATCACCAGAATCAACAATTACTACCCTTTTTTCATTTGAACCTTGAAACATTAAGAAAACATTACCCCCACCATCATCACCAATAGAAACATATCCACTTGCATATTCATTTACTTCCCAAGTCTTATTTCGTTCCACAATATCCTCAGTACCAT
The window above is part of the Chengkuizengella sp. SCS-71B genome. Proteins encoded here:
- a CDS encoding response regulator transcription factor; the encoded protein is MYTVMIVDDEIYVRKGLRNLIDWNSCGYSVIDEAEDGEDALSLIQEINPDVVITDIRMPVIDGLQLIHKVKELQMETSFIIISGYNDFDYAKQAVRYGVHDYILKPIDQEEMTRALLRLGDKINQRITYLNKNNHLLYNQMINGLFRREFTEDELLHWCNKLQIPPSTIYYYAFIELNDTHLCKDDVTTQVKQMKENIQVFVTSSRATTNHSNPIYLYEHHGKLGMIITDNELGHYQGDVNLFTDKLKQVLMKEQNSNVYIYIGKPTNLLYELSISYQSAKEVLQYKYLNDETQIVTFNDVKHSLKYTLLDLPLYQSLLMKVEEKHEIDLRVIINQIFEDFRMKFYAVEAVKASIQQCVHGLLEIIHNMSGDAKEIQTIEPINSWNDNPLTLNELHRLFSDFVMECRAVIHQLRRGNVRGQIEKVKQYVEQNYHENLKLKKIAERFYMNPVYLGQLFKKTYGIYFNEYLLELRIREAKKLLRQTDYRIYEIAEKIGFNNPDYFVTQFEKLEHITPSEYRSNLIK